The following proteins come from a genomic window of Penaeus monodon isolate SGIC_2016 chromosome 22, NSTDA_Pmon_1, whole genome shotgun sequence:
- the LOC119587508 gene encoding ATP-dependent RNA helicase A-like: protein MDLHLVLVLAAVASAAPQGYNLPKPSGPSFNAGSCGMGQVRHVDGSCVTPVVSKRVFLYDVPPNEAAVSRPKQIPKPKLERNVIFVRLPDGAQGPDPIVVPPPRQQHVLFVLNKQSEQNQQVIEVPAPPPSNPEVFFVNYAEGENPTLPGGVDLQTALSSASQGSGQVVGGAGGGIGGGFGGGIGGGIGGGFGGGIGGGFGGGFGGGIGGGFGGGIGGGIGGGVGGGSGGGIGGGRYSPPSRLYSRP from the exons ATGGATCTCCACCTA gtCCTAGTACTTGCGGCAGTTGCGTCCGCTGCTCCTCAGGGGTATAACCTGCCTAAGCCCTCTGGCCCTTCCTTTAACGCTGGCAGTTGTGGCATGGGGCAGGTGCGACACGTGGATGGCAGCTGCGTTACACCGGTAGTGAGCAaacgtgtgtttttgtatgatgtGCCACCGAATGAAGCCGCTGTCAGTCGGCCAAAGCAAATTCCAAAGCCTAAACTGGAACGCAATGTGATATTTGTGAGACTTCCTGACGGTGCTCAGGGGCCAGACCCGATTGTTGTTCCACCGCCAAGGCAGCAGCACGTCTTGTTCGTCCTTAACAAGCAGTCGGAACAGAATCAACAGGTGATCGAGGTGCCAGCACCACCGCCATCCAACCCCGAAGTGTTCTTCGTGAACTACGCTGAAGGAGAGAACCCGACACTTCCCGGTGGAGTAGATCTCCAAACGGCGTTAAGTTCTGCTTCACAAGGCAGTGGCCAAGTCGTTGGTGGTGCGGGAGGAGGAATCGGAGGTGGTTTTGGAGGTGGAATTGGAGGAGGTATTGGAGGCGGGTTTGGAGGTGGAATCGGTGGCGGTtttggaggtggatttggaggtggAATCGGTGGTGGTTTCGGAGGAGGTATTGGAGGCGGAATCggtggtggtgttggaggtggaagtggaggtggtatTGGAGGTGGTAGATACagtcctccttctcgtctctacAGCAGGCCGTAA
- the LOC119587509 gene encoding uncharacterized protein LOC119587509 → MELLVFCFTLVVAVSSAPQGYNLPTPSGPSCGEGQVKHVDGSCVTPEVKRRVFVYDVPANVAEVSKPEYIPEPKVERNIIFVRLPEGAQGPEPIVVPPPQQQHVVYVLNKQSEQDQQVIEVPAPPPSNPEVFFVNYAEGENPTLPSGVDLQTALSSASQGNGQVVGGNGHGGGAGGGNGGGSNGGSVGGSYSPPSSNYSPPSNLYKTP, encoded by the exons ATGGAGCTCCTG gTCTTTTGTTTCACACTCGTGGTTGCTGTGTCCTCTGCGCCGCAAGGATACAACCTGCCGACGCCTTCTGGCCCGTCCTGCGGTGAAGGACAAGTAAAACACGTGGATGGTAGCTGTGTCACACCTGAAGTGAAgcggcgtgtgtttgtgtatgatgttcCAGCAAATGTAGCTGAGGTTAGCAAGCCAGAATACATTCCAGAGCCTAAAGTGGAGCGCAACATCATTTTCGTGAGACTGCCTGAAGGTGCGCAGGGCCCGGAGCCCATCGTCGTCCCACCGCCACAACAGCAACACGTCGTGTACGTCCTCAATAAGCAGTCTGAACAGGACCAGCAAGTGATCGAGGTTCCAGCACCACCGCCATCCAACCCCGAAGTGTTCTTCGTGAACTACGCAGAAGGAGAGAACCCGACTCTTCCCAGCGGGGTAGATCTCCAAACAGCACTGAGTTCAGCATCTCAGGGCAACGGCCAAGTCGTGGGCGGCAATGGCCATGGAGGCGGCGCCGGAGGAGGCAATGGAGGAGGTTCCAACGgaggcagcgtcggcgggagttACAGCCCTCCTTCGAGCAACTATTCTCCACCTTCTAACCTCTACAAAACCCCATAA
- the LOC119587510 gene encoding uncharacterized protein LOC119587510 produces MKLLVFSLALVAATSAAPQRYDLPTPSGPSYNIGSCGEGQVRHVDGSCVTPQVNSRVFLYDVPANVGEVNKPDYIPDPKVERNIIFVRLPDDAEGPEPIVVPPPKQEHVVYVLNKQSDQDQRVIEVPAQPPSNPEVFFVNYAEGENPTLPSGVDLHTALNSASQGNGQVVGGGGGNGGGYGGSSVGGSGSVGGGYRNPTNNFGPPSNFYSIP; encoded by the exons ATGAAACTCCTG GTCTTCAGCTTGGCACTTGTGGCTGCGACTTCCGCTGCCCCGCAGAGGTACGACCTGCCTACGCCCTCTGGCCCATCTTATAACATTGGAAGCTGTGGGGAAGGACAAGTGCGACACGTGGACGGCAGCTGTGTTACACCTCAAGTGAACAGTCGCGTGTTTCTGTATGATGTGCCAGCAAATGTTGGAGAGGTTAACAAGCCAGACTACATTCCAGATCCTAAAGTGGAGCGCAATATCATTTTCGTGAGACTACCGGATGATGCAGAGGGCCCGGAACCCATCGTCGTACCACCCCCGAAACAGGAACACGTCGTGTACGTCCTTAATAAGCAGTCTGACCAGGACCAGCGAGTGATCGAGGTGCCAGCCCAGCCTCCTTCCAACCCGGAAGTATTCTTCGTGAACTACGCAGAAGGAGAGAACCCGACCCTTCCCAGCGGGGTAGACCTCCACACGGCCCTAAATTCAGCGTCCCAGGGCAACGGTCAGGTCGTGGGCggtgggggaggaaatggaggtgGCTACGGCGGAAGTagcgtcggcgggagcggcagcgtcggcgggggttaCCGGAATCCAACGAACAACTTCGGTCCCCCATCCAACTTTTATAGCATACCCTAA